The Primulina eburnea isolate SZY01 chromosome 8, ASM2296580v1, whole genome shotgun sequence genome contains a region encoding:
- the LOC140840196 gene encoding PRA1 family protein F2-like, whose translation MSAYSGGEAGAFSRYRSRTQSLFATRRPWRELLAHPSSYSIPFSFGDFSSRLKRNLNHFRVNYSMIVLFILFLSLLYHPVSMIVFIVIFAFWFLLYFFRDEPIVVFGRMVDDRVVLITLGILTMVGLVLTHVWLNVLVSGLIGAVVVILHGTFRVTEDLFLDEEAAADSGLHSVVGGRNARF comes from the coding sequence ATGTCAGCCTACTCCGGCGGGGAAGCCGGTGCCTTCTCGCGATACAGGTCCCGCACCCAGTCTCTCTTCGCCACGCGCCGCCCATGGCGCGAGCTCCTCGCTCACCCGTCGTCATATTCCATACCGTTCAGCTTCGGAGATTTCTCCTCCCGCCTGAAGCGCAACCTCAATCACTTCCGCGTCAATTACTCTATGATTGTGCTTTTCATCCTCTTCCTTAGCTTATTGTACCACCCCGTTTCGATGATCGTCTTTATTGTGATCTTCGCGTTCTGGTTCCTCCTCTATTTCTTTCGCGACGAGCCGATCGTGGTGTTCGGTCGGATGGTGGATGACCGCGTGGTGTTGATTACGCTCGGAATCTTGACGATGGTGGGTTTGGTTCTCACACATGTTTGGTTGAATGTTTTGGTCTCGGGTTTGATCGGAGCAGTTGTCGTAATATTGCACGGGACTTTTCGGGTTACCGAGGATTTGTTTTTGGATGAAGAAGCTGCCGCTGACAGTGGATTGCACTCCGTGGTAGGAGGTAGAAACGCTAGGTTTTGA
- the LOC140840197 gene encoding uncharacterized protein isoform X2, producing the protein MKSFVSSSSSIPQRSFFSLVPLKSLSSLSSSSSSSSSSAAAASSSSSSYSKFTVYQTPLPHLDSVKPHSTPESQNLIKIQTFQAPILENSDLSETQVIETLLAHRADPAYALSYFNWAEKQRGFMRGIPDPFCILVHILVSSRGHCFVARNLLNRYLSDGFPTSSDALVDRLINCAKRFSFELNPRVFNYLLDGYVRAERLKDAMNCYNVMSSNGIMPDVFVLNNFLSALVMASMIDSAREFFDDLGVKNVSYDCGTVNVMMSRCLKDGKADEAEKYFLEAKDRGIKLDKRVYSAAIRAACMKLNSSIACGLLNEMEEKGWVPSVGIFTNVICTCVKQRNMIEALKLKDDMIRSGYPLNLVVATSLIKGYYQQGALESALELFYKVVEDGLTPKEVTYTVLIEGCCINGNMGKARDLYSLMKLNGIFPTVYIVNSLIKGYVRAHLIEEALKLFDEAIEARIANAFTYNTLISWFCKGARVDEAQKIWDGMIDQGFEPTVFSYNNMILGNCKMGNTMRAGTLLSEMGERNLKANVVTYSVLVNGYFKKGETEKALGTFDRMVNLGITPNNFMYNTLVSGLCKAGRTIEAKEQMKKFVEEMSKTGTVPDVITHTTLIDGFCKNKKVGSALKMLNEMQAKGVKMDITAYGALINAFSKRNDMNSASKLFDEILQVGLSPNGVIYNTMISGFKNLRNMEGALEFYEKMKTDGIECDLETYTTLIDGLLKERNIVLATDLYQAMLAKNIVPDVITLSVLVQGLCNKGQVENAAKILKEMKKKNVTPNVLIYNTLIAGYFRDGNLMEAFRLHDEMLDRGLTPDDATYDLLVSGKLKQNNVPVKPSCT; encoded by the exons ATGAAAAGCTTCGTCTCCTCTTCTTCATCGATTCCTCAAAGATCATTTTTTTCGTTGGTTCCCCTCAAATCTCTATCATCtctatcatcatcatcatcatcatcatcatcatcagcagcagcagcatcttcttcttcttcctcttatTCCAAATTCACCGTTTATCAAACACCTCTTCCGCACTTGGACTCTGTTAAGCCACATTCAACTCCAGAATCCCAGAACTTGATCAAAATCCAAACTTTTCAAGCCCCCATTTTAGAGAACTCAGATTTGAGCGAGACCCAGGTCATAGAAACTCTTTTAGCTCACAGGGCGGATCCCGCTTATGCTCTCAGTTATTTCAATTGGGCCGAGAAGCAGCGCGGTTTCATGCGTGGAATACCCGACCCTTTCTGTATCTTGGTTCATATACTTGTGAGTTCCCGGGGACATTGTTTTGTAGCTAGGAATTTGCTGAATCGTTATTTATCTGATGGTTTTCCCACCTCATCCGATGCGCTTGTGGATCGATTGATTAATTGTGCCAAGAGATTTAGTTTTGAACTGAACCCGCGTGTTTTTAATTACTTGTTGGATGGATACGTTAGAGCTGAGCGACTGAAAGATGCAATGAATTGTTACAATGTAATGAGTTCCAATGGTATAATGCCTGATGTCTTTGTTTTGAATAACTTTTTGAGCGCACTGGTCATGGCAAGTATGATTGATTCTGCCCGGGAATTTTTTGATGACTTGGGGGTGAAGAATGTTAGTTATGATTGTGGCACTGTGAATGTGATGATGTCTAGGTGTTTGAAAGACGGTAAAGCAGATGAGGCTGAGAAATACTTTTTGGAGGCGAAGGATAGAGGTATTAAGCTAGACAAACGTGTGTATTCTGCTGCGATTAGAGCTGCTTGTATGAAATTAAATTCGTCCATAGCATGTGGCTTGTTAAATGAGATGGAGGAAAAGGGTTGGGTTCCTTCCGTGGGTATATTTACAAACGTGATTTGTACATGTGTAAAGCAAAGAAACATGATAGAGGCGTTGAAGTTGAAGGATGATATGATCAGAAGTGGGTATCCCCTGAATTTGGTTGTTGCCACTAGCTTGATTAAGGGGTATTATCAACAGGGTGCTTTGGAGAGTGCATTGGAATTGTTTTATAAAGTTGTTGAAGATGGACTTACCCCGAAGGAAGTCACCTACACAGTCTTGATAGAAGGATGCTGTATAAATGGGAATATGGGGAAAGCGCGAGATCTCTATTCCCTAATGAAATTGAATGGCATTTTTCCCACTGTTTACATTGTAAATTCTCTGATTAAAGGATATGTGAGAGCTCACTTAATAGAGGAAGCACTCAAGCTATTTGATGAAGCTATTGAGGCTCGAATTGCCAATGCTTTCACTTACAATACTCTAATATCCTGGTTTTGTAAAGGAGCTAGGGTAGATGAAGCTCAGAAAATATGGGACGGAATGATTGATCAGGGATTCGAACCAACTGTCTTTTCATATAACAATATGATTCTTGGAAATTGCAAAATGGGGAACACAATGAGAGCAGGAACCTTACTCTCTGAAATGGGGGAAAGGAATTTGAAAGCAAATGTTGTTACATACAGTGTATTGGTCAACGGGTATTTCAAGAAAGGCGAAACTGAAAAGGCTCTTGGAACATTTGACCGCATGGTGAACTTGGGAATCACACCCAACAATTTCATGTACAACACACTTGTCAGTGGCTTATGCAAAGCTGGCAGAACCATCGAAGCAAAAGAACAAATGAAAAAGTTTGTGGAG GAGATGTCGAAAACTGGAACTGTTCCCGATGTAATCACTCATACCACTTTGATTGACGGCTTTTGCAAAAACAAAAAGGTGGGCAGTGCTTTGAAAATGCTGAATGAGATGCAAGCAAAAGGTGTCAAGATGGATATAACTGCATATGGTGCCCTTATCAACGCATTTAGCAAAAGAAATGACATGAATAGTGCAtccaaactttttgatgaaaTCCTACAAGTGGGACTATCTCCAAATGGTGTTATTTACAACACCATGATCAGTGGCTTCAAAAACCTTCGGAATATGGAAGGAGCTCTTGAATTCTATGAGAAAATGAAGACAGATGGGATCGAGTGTGATTTGGAAACTTACACCACTTTGATAGATGGGCTGCTAAAGGAGAGAAATATAGTTCTCGCAACAGATTTGTATCAAGCAATGCTTGCCAAAAATATAGTGCCGGATGTTATCACATTATCGGTTCTAGTACAAGGCCTTTGTAACAAAGGACAAGTGGAAAATGCTGCCAAGATTCTCAAAGAGATGAAGAAAAAGAATGTCACGCCCAATGTACTTATTTACAACACTTTAATTGCTGGATATTTTAGGGATGGAAATTTGATGGAGGCTTTTAGATTGCACGATGAAATGCTTGATAGGGGTCTCACTCCTGATGATGCAACATATGATCTTCTTGTGAGTGGAAAGTTGAAACAGAACAATGTCCCTGTCAAACCTTCATGTACATGA
- the LOC140840197 gene encoding uncharacterized protein isoform X1, with amino-acid sequence MKSFVSSSSSIPQRSFFSLVPLKSLSSLSSSSSSSSSSAAAASSSSSSYSKFTVYQTPLPHLDSVKPHSTPESQNLIKIQTFQAPILENSDLSETQVIETLLAHRADPAYALSYFNWAEKQRGFMRGIPDPFCILVHILVSSRGHCFVARNLLNRYLSDGFPTSSDALVDRLINCAKRFSFELNPRVFNYLLDGYVRAERLKDAMNCYNVMSSNGIMPDVFVLNNFLSALVMASMIDSAREFFDDLGVKNVSYDCGTVNVMMSRCLKDGKADEAEKYFLEAKDRGIKLDKRVYSAAIRAACMKLNSSIACGLLNEMEEKGWVPSVGIFTNVICTCVKQRNMIEALKLKDDMIRSGYPLNLVVATSLIKGYYQQGALESALELFYKVVEDGLTPKEVTYTVLIEGCCINGNMGKARDLYSLMKLNGIFPTVYIVNSLIKGYVRAHLIEEALKLFDEAIEARIANAFTYNTLISWFCKGARVDEAQKIWDGMIDQGFEPTVFSYNNMILGNCKMGNTMRAGTLLSEMGERNLKANVVTYSVLVNGYFKKGETEKALGTFDRMVNLGITPNNFMYNTLVSGLCKAGRTIEAKEQMKKFVEVGFSPMCMTYNSIIDGFIKEGNINSAFDVYQEMSKTGTVPDVITHTTLIDGFCKNKKVGSALKMLNEMQAKGVKMDITAYGALINAFSKRNDMNSASKLFDEILQVGLSPNGVIYNTMISGFKNLRNMEGALEFYEKMKTDGIECDLETYTTLIDGLLKERNIVLATDLYQAMLAKNIVPDVITLSVLVQGLCNKGQVENAAKILKEMKKKNVTPNVLIYNTLIAGYFRDGNLMEAFRLHDEMLDRGLTPDDATYDLLVSGKLKQNNVPVKPSCT; translated from the coding sequence ATGAAAAGCTTCGTCTCCTCTTCTTCATCGATTCCTCAAAGATCATTTTTTTCGTTGGTTCCCCTCAAATCTCTATCATCtctatcatcatcatcatcatcatcatcatcatcagcagcagcagcatcttcttcttcttcctcttatTCCAAATTCACCGTTTATCAAACACCTCTTCCGCACTTGGACTCTGTTAAGCCACATTCAACTCCAGAATCCCAGAACTTGATCAAAATCCAAACTTTTCAAGCCCCCATTTTAGAGAACTCAGATTTGAGCGAGACCCAGGTCATAGAAACTCTTTTAGCTCACAGGGCGGATCCCGCTTATGCTCTCAGTTATTTCAATTGGGCCGAGAAGCAGCGCGGTTTCATGCGTGGAATACCCGACCCTTTCTGTATCTTGGTTCATATACTTGTGAGTTCCCGGGGACATTGTTTTGTAGCTAGGAATTTGCTGAATCGTTATTTATCTGATGGTTTTCCCACCTCATCCGATGCGCTTGTGGATCGATTGATTAATTGTGCCAAGAGATTTAGTTTTGAACTGAACCCGCGTGTTTTTAATTACTTGTTGGATGGATACGTTAGAGCTGAGCGACTGAAAGATGCAATGAATTGTTACAATGTAATGAGTTCCAATGGTATAATGCCTGATGTCTTTGTTTTGAATAACTTTTTGAGCGCACTGGTCATGGCAAGTATGATTGATTCTGCCCGGGAATTTTTTGATGACTTGGGGGTGAAGAATGTTAGTTATGATTGTGGCACTGTGAATGTGATGATGTCTAGGTGTTTGAAAGACGGTAAAGCAGATGAGGCTGAGAAATACTTTTTGGAGGCGAAGGATAGAGGTATTAAGCTAGACAAACGTGTGTATTCTGCTGCGATTAGAGCTGCTTGTATGAAATTAAATTCGTCCATAGCATGTGGCTTGTTAAATGAGATGGAGGAAAAGGGTTGGGTTCCTTCCGTGGGTATATTTACAAACGTGATTTGTACATGTGTAAAGCAAAGAAACATGATAGAGGCGTTGAAGTTGAAGGATGATATGATCAGAAGTGGGTATCCCCTGAATTTGGTTGTTGCCACTAGCTTGATTAAGGGGTATTATCAACAGGGTGCTTTGGAGAGTGCATTGGAATTGTTTTATAAAGTTGTTGAAGATGGACTTACCCCGAAGGAAGTCACCTACACAGTCTTGATAGAAGGATGCTGTATAAATGGGAATATGGGGAAAGCGCGAGATCTCTATTCCCTAATGAAATTGAATGGCATTTTTCCCACTGTTTACATTGTAAATTCTCTGATTAAAGGATATGTGAGAGCTCACTTAATAGAGGAAGCACTCAAGCTATTTGATGAAGCTATTGAGGCTCGAATTGCCAATGCTTTCACTTACAATACTCTAATATCCTGGTTTTGTAAAGGAGCTAGGGTAGATGAAGCTCAGAAAATATGGGACGGAATGATTGATCAGGGATTCGAACCAACTGTCTTTTCATATAACAATATGATTCTTGGAAATTGCAAAATGGGGAACACAATGAGAGCAGGAACCTTACTCTCTGAAATGGGGGAAAGGAATTTGAAAGCAAATGTTGTTACATACAGTGTATTGGTCAACGGGTATTTCAAGAAAGGCGAAACTGAAAAGGCTCTTGGAACATTTGACCGCATGGTGAACTTGGGAATCACACCCAACAATTTCATGTACAACACACTTGTCAGTGGCTTATGCAAAGCTGGCAGAACCATCGAAGCAAAAGAACAAATGAAAAAGTTTGTGGAGGTCGGTTTTAGTCCCATGTGCATGACTTACAATAGCATCATCGATGGGTTTATAAAGGAAGGTAACATAAACTCTGCATTTGATGTTTATCAGGAGATGTCGAAAACTGGAACTGTTCCCGATGTAATCACTCATACCACTTTGATTGACGGCTTTTGCAAAAACAAAAAGGTGGGCAGTGCTTTGAAAATGCTGAATGAGATGCAAGCAAAAGGTGTCAAGATGGATATAACTGCATATGGTGCCCTTATCAACGCATTTAGCAAAAGAAATGACATGAATAGTGCAtccaaactttttgatgaaaTCCTACAAGTGGGACTATCTCCAAATGGTGTTATTTACAACACCATGATCAGTGGCTTCAAAAACCTTCGGAATATGGAAGGAGCTCTTGAATTCTATGAGAAAATGAAGACAGATGGGATCGAGTGTGATTTGGAAACTTACACCACTTTGATAGATGGGCTGCTAAAGGAGAGAAATATAGTTCTCGCAACAGATTTGTATCAAGCAATGCTTGCCAAAAATATAGTGCCGGATGTTATCACATTATCGGTTCTAGTACAAGGCCTTTGTAACAAAGGACAAGTGGAAAATGCTGCCAAGATTCTCAAAGAGATGAAGAAAAAGAATGTCACGCCCAATGTACTTATTTACAACACTTTAATTGCTGGATATTTTAGGGATGGAAATTTGATGGAGGCTTTTAGATTGCACGATGAAATGCTTGATAGGGGTCTCACTCCTGATGATGCAACATATGATCTTCTTGTGAGTGGAAAGTTGAAACAGAACAATGTCCCTGTCAAACCTTCATGTACATGA
- the LOC140840195 gene encoding E3 ubiquitin protein ligase DRIP2-like yields MSHQVVKVSREAVVPCMTCPLCHKLFRDATTIVECLHTFCQKCIYKKLSDEEMECCPVCNIDLGCVPLEKLRPDHNLQDVRAKIFPYKRIKVKSPEIATPISLPAKRKERSLSSLVVSTPRVSAQSGMTGRRSKFTARKASRGSSFTIEKPVKKDDDSTEDHPESSSSPETLNKLTQNTRQNNAAVEPSNNHISDKGRENGSSPWEGKADIWKPLTCLVEAANRSKSSKYGAQGSVAKSSAVQSHDSDGLLNKAKNKEHRQKLKAQDENDYIPPESEKPKKLRRIRQKKAPNFGECRITPQALIDATSARFERKNHPIWFSLMAADEQEGDAAPLPQISASYLRIKDGNIPVSSIQKYLTRKLDLTREDEVEIKCMGQPIIPTLTLNNLVDLWLQATSTERVSATIGSSAKDFVMVLGYARKVPDP; encoded by the exons ATGTCGCATCAGGTGGTGAAGGTGAGTCGGGAGGCGGTGGTGCCATGCATGACATGCCCCCTCTGCCACAAGCTCTTCCGCGACGCAACCACTATTGTAGAATGTCTCCACACGT TTTGCCAGAAATGTATATACAAGAAGCTGTCAGACGAAGAAATGGAATGCTGCCCCGTATGCAATATAGATTTGGGTTGTGTTCCATTGGAGAAATTGAG GCCGGATCATAATTTGCAAGATGTAAGGGCAAAAATATTTCCTTACAAGAGGATAAAAGTGAAGTCCCCCGAAATTGCAACTCCTATTTCATTACCTGCGAAGAGAAAGGAAAGGTCTCTCTCATCATTGGTGGTTAGCACTCCCAGAGTATCAGCACAGAGTGGAATGACTGGAAGAAGGTCAAAATTCACTGCAAGAAAAGCATCACGAGGTTCTAGTTTTACTATTGAGAAGCCAGTTAAGAAAGATGATGACTCCACCGAGGACCATCCTGAAAGCTCTAGCTCTCCAGAGACATTAAACAAACTTACTCAAAATACGAGGCAG AACAATGCTGCTGTGGAGCCATCAAATAACCATATTTCTGATAAGGGAAGAGAAAATGGTTCTTCGCCTTGGGAAGGGAAAGCTGATATCTGGAAGCCTTTAACTTGTTTGGTGGAGGCAGCAAACAGGAGCAAATCTTCAAAGTATGGAGCCCAAGGTTCAGTTGCTAAATCATCGGCTGTGCAATCCCATGACAGTGATGGACTTCTTAATAAAGCCAAGAACAAGGAACACAGGCAGAAATTAAAAGCTCAAGATGAGAATGACTATATTCCTCCAGAATCAGAAAAGCCTAAAAAGCTGCGTAGAATTCGGCAAAAGAAGGCTCCAAATTTTGGAGAATGCAGGATTACTCCCCAGGCTCTGATCGACGCCACAAGTGCTagatttgagagaaaaaatcATCCAATTTGGTTCTCGTTGATGGCAGCTGATGAACA GGAAGGAGATGCAGCACCCTTGCCTCAGATTTCTGCAAGTTACTTGAGAATTAA GGATGGGAATATTCCGGTTTCTTCTATTCAGAAGTATCTCACGAGGAAGTTAGACCTCACTAGAGAAGACGAG GTTGAAATCAAATGCATGGGACAGCCAATCATCCCCACATTGACACTGAACAATCTTGTTGATCTATGGCTTCAAGCTACGTCTACCGAGAGAGTATCAGCCACTATCGGTTCGTCTGCAAAGGATTTCGTGATGGTATTGGGCTACGCTCGTAAAGTTCCTGATCCTTGA